ATTACAGCGCGACTTTTTGTCAAAAATGCACCCGCCCGAAGCCAAAGGCAGTGGCGCAAGCCCAGTCGAACGCGGCGCAAACCCCCGCTTTTGGCAGCAAAATTCCCACCTGCGCGATACTGCCGCGATACCGACGTGAAACCGATGCGGTTTTTGGGCCTTAATCCGGCCTAGAAAACCGATAGAATTTCATCCAGCGGCTTTTTCTTTTTGGCCGCTTGGGGGATTGTCGCGCTGTCGCTGGGATAGCCCACCGGAATAATCATCACTGGCTTTTCATTGTCTGGCCGCTGGCAAAGATCATTGAGAAACTTCATCGGATTGGGCGTATGTGTTAGGCACACCAGCCCCGCATGATGCAGCGCCGTGATCAACATGCCCGTGGAAATCCCAACGCTTTCAGGCACATAGTAATGTTTGTGCCGCGCGCCTTCACTATCGATACCATAGCGCTGGGCAAACACCACGATGAGCCAGGGCGCAATGGTCAGATGCGGCTTTTCCGCCCCCGTTCCAATCGGCTCAAGCGCGCTAATCCAGGCATCGCCGCCGCCGCCCGCATAAAAGGCGCGCTCTTCTTCCTCGGCCGCCGTACGGATTTTGGCTTTCATATCAGGGTCTTGAATGGCGGCAAAATGCCAAGGCTGCTGATTGGCCCCCGACGGCGCAGTGCCCGCCGCCGCAATGGCATTTTCGATCACCTCTTTGGGCACAGGCGTGTCCGCATAGTCGCGCACCGAATGGCGCATTTGCATATAGGTTAAAAACTGCTGCGACGCGGCGATGGCTTCGTCTTTATCTAGCTGCACCTTATGCGGCAGGGGGATCGGTTCATACGACATTGCTTTCTTTCATAAACTTCAAATGGCTTTGTGCTGCCACTGCTTTTCGACAGCTATCATTCGGCAGTATGGCAATGGTTTTACTATGTTTTTTGCAGGTC
The nucleotide sequence above comes from Rhodobacteraceae bacterium Araon29. Encoded proteins:
- a CDS encoding nitroreductase family protein, translating into MSYEPIPLPHKVQLDKDEAIAASQQFLTYMQMRHSVRDYADTPVPKEVIENAIAAAGTAPSGANQQPWHFAAIQDPDMKAKIRTAAEEEERAFYAGGGGDAWISALEPIGTGAEKPHLTIAPWLIVVFAQRYGIDSEGARHKHYYVPESVGISTGMLITALHHAGLVCLTHTPNPMKFLNDLCQRPDNEKPVMIIPVGYPSDSATIPQAAKKKKPLDEILSVF